A stretch of Leptospira bouyouniensis DNA encodes these proteins:
- a CDS encoding cell division protein ZapA, giving the protein MAESAPKSQKITKQIFGETYTIVGEASSGYISEVADYVEDRLLELGKVLPNASKTKIAVLCALNLADELFQMRDVTAKAKENPELEERTKKIISLLEEGIIGDHF; this is encoded by the coding sequence ATGGCAGAATCTGCCCCAAAATCACAAAAAATAACCAAACAAATATTTGGTGAGACGTATACAATCGTAGGTGAAGCTTCTTCAGGGTATATTTCTGAAGTGGCTGACTATGTCGAAGATCGCCTTTTGGAGCTTGGTAAAGTATTGCCCAATGCTTCTAAAACAAAAATTGCTGTGCTTTGTGCCTTAAATCTTGCAGACGAATTGTTCCAGATGCGAGATGTGACTGCCAAGGCAAAAGAAAATCCGGAACTCGAAGAAAGAACTAAAAAAATCATCTCACTTCTGGAAGAAGGGATCATTGGGGATCATTTTTGA
- the thrS gene encoding threonine--tRNA ligase translates to MAALTITLPDGSSKELESGKSFSDFIQNQLPFLKEKALAVVLSDGRTVDLSFVPTENTTVKFLTFDEKEGRDVFHHSSAHLLGMAVQRLWPHARLTVGPVIENGPGFFFYDIDFGDTVITVDDLPKIETEMGKIVKEDLTVKRWELSKEEAIQKFKQENEPYKVELIQGFDSASVSLYGQGEWYDLCRGPHVARTGQIKAFKLTAISGAYWKGDSKNKQLTRIYGVSFPSKKQLDEYIFLIEEAKKRDHRKLGKELDLFSFQDEAPGFPFWHPKGTVLWNTLASYIREECFRRGYQEIKTPAILNSSLWKKSGHWDNFKENMYFTDIDESEFAVKPMNCPGCCLIYKYHMHSYRELPLRFMELGNVHRHEMSGVLHGLFRVRAFTQDDAHIYAPLEKVESEVEDIIDFTFDVYKKFGFTEFKTFIATRPEKSQGSDEDWNLATQALHDALKKKGIEYGIKEGDGAFYGPKIEFNIKDSLGRLWQCGTVQIDFSMPNRFELDFTASDGKKHAPVMIHRAIYGSLERFIGILIEHFEGKFPLWLNPTQIRVLTVAESHSDYAKEVYQDLVMHGFRVELDVRNEKIGSKIRDSIIKRSSYTLILGDKEKEAGSISFRRMGEEKTDTVSRDGFLSLLKGELN, encoded by the coding sequence ATGGCAGCACTTACGATTACACTACCCGATGGAAGTTCCAAAGAACTCGAATCAGGAAAGTCATTTTCTGATTTTATCCAAAACCAACTGCCTTTCTTAAAAGAGAAAGCTCTTGCCGTTGTTTTGTCCGATGGACGAACTGTTGATTTATCTTTTGTTCCGACCGAAAACACCACTGTAAAATTTCTCACCTTCGATGAAAAAGAAGGAAGGGATGTATTCCACCATTCGTCAGCCCACTTACTAGGGATGGCGGTCCAAAGGTTATGGCCACATGCGAGACTCACCGTAGGTCCTGTCATAGAAAATGGTCCTGGGTTTTTCTTTTATGACATCGATTTTGGAGACACCGTCATCACTGTCGATGACCTTCCCAAAATTGAAACAGAAATGGGAAAAATTGTGAAAGAAGACCTAACAGTAAAACGTTGGGAACTTTCCAAAGAAGAAGCCATTCAGAAATTCAAACAAGAAAACGAACCTTACAAAGTAGAACTCATCCAAGGGTTTGATTCCGCATCGGTTTCGTTATACGGACAAGGGGAATGGTATGACCTTTGTCGTGGGCCACATGTTGCCCGCACAGGTCAAATCAAAGCTTTCAAACTAACTGCCATTTCAGGTGCGTATTGGAAAGGGGATTCTAAAAACAAACAACTCACTCGGATTTATGGAGTTTCATTTCCCTCAAAGAAACAGTTAGATGAATATATTTTTCTCATCGAAGAAGCAAAAAAAAGGGACCACAGAAAACTTGGGAAAGAACTCGATCTGTTTAGTTTCCAAGATGAAGCTCCTGGTTTCCCCTTTTGGCATCCAAAGGGAACCGTACTTTGGAATACACTCGCTTCTTACATCAGAGAAGAATGTTTTAGACGTGGGTACCAAGAAATCAAAACACCTGCGATTTTAAATTCTTCGCTTTGGAAAAAATCAGGCCATTGGGATAATTTCAAAGAAAACATGTACTTCACTGACATCGATGAAAGTGAGTTTGCGGTAAAACCCATGAACTGTCCTGGTTGTTGTTTGATTTACAAATACCATATGCACTCTTATAGAGAACTTCCACTTCGCTTTATGGAACTTGGGAATGTACATAGGCATGAGATGTCTGGAGTTTTACATGGACTCTTTCGAGTTCGTGCTTTTACTCAAGACGACGCTCATATTTATGCTCCATTGGAAAAAGTAGAATCAGAAGTAGAAGACATCATCGATTTTACATTTGATGTGTATAAAAAATTTGGATTCACTGAATTCAAAACCTTCATTGCTACGAGGCCAGAAAAATCGCAAGGTAGCGATGAAGATTGGAACCTCGCCACACAAGCATTACACGATGCCTTAAAGAAAAAAGGGATCGAATACGGGATCAAAGAAGGGGATGGTGCTTTTTACGGACCAAAGATCGAATTCAATATCAAAGATTCATTGGGAAGGTTATGGCAATGTGGGACAGTGCAAATTGACTTTTCCATGCCAAACCGATTTGAACTCGACTTCACTGCATCCGATGGAAAAAAACATGCACCCGTCATGATCCACCGTGCTATCTACGGTTCTCTCGAACGTTTCATTGGAATTCTCATCGAACACTTTGAAGGTAAATTTCCGCTTTGGCTCAATCCGACACAAATTCGTGTCTTAACTGTGGCAGAATCTCATAGTGATTATGCAAAAGAAGTATATCAGGATTTGGTGATGCATGGATTCCGCGTCGAACTGGATGTACGGAATGAAAAGATCGGAAGTAAGATTAGGGATTCCATCATAAAACGTAGTAGTTATACGCTCATCCTTGGTGATAAAGAGAAAGAAGCAGGGAGTATATCGTTCCGTCGTATGGGCGAAGAAAAAACGGATACGGTTTCTCGAGATGGATTCCTCTCTCTTCTCAAAGGGGAACTCAACTAA
- a CDS encoding chemotaxis protein CheW — MAGILGEYTEVFLEESEDQIEELNSNLVKLEKDHENPEIINDIFRAAHSLKSSSAFVGLYNLSDLAHTMENLLQKIREGSLEINVKLVNLLFECFDLIKQVIEGVANGVKVETPFTDMIQKLQDYEVSVSGSGSGTAAKEAPQNNTSNQNTNQTSLGNLTEEEIAEIRMALREEDGLSVFSVDLRLKNETPMQNLRLLLILQSVTQSGVVIKCDPTEEALDNGQGSYALSFITVTKFNKDELYTQCNIDMVENLSIQSIKIPETEMEALEKRSESSVVSSTQSNPNAIDSEEKLVSKGSANFEKAVTDSKVVMRTIKVSSDKLDQLMNNVGELVITNSGFQKIYDDLVSQFGEDSLFNELKGKIDQINRISKDLQTGIMNIRMVPIGSVFNRFTRLIRDLSLETGKQVNLVLRGENTELDKKVIDAIGEPLIHLIRNSVDHGIESPEERKLAGKSEEGTVELNAYQGGSNILVEIRDDGKGLSKSKILKKAIERGLVTEADSQNLSESDIFQFIFAPGFSTADKISDISGRGVGMNVVNKLIEEFKGKIIIHSEEGKGSSFTLSFPQALAIIPSILVIMEEEVYAFPLSEVSETIKVNLDQITTLEGHEIINLRGEVLPIYRLNRILGLADKQEMVEVPVVIVNYKTRKLGFMVDDLIGKHETVIKSLGKNFQDVQGLTGATIMGDGTIILVLDIPGLVEIAADKIDWTDKLVSGEMMKRSSTIRSLEMSDSEYIFKSNHPTNRYNAQLIELRAKDKSRTKKDKHKIERHIIVPKEEVFTEEAVTNQKVTTEVSKKETTVNGHSDGHSQTSDSATSTLVLDHKTDEIHRLADVAKIDNVKLTEREQAAEIIKGFVEQKEERLNQVSALSTDAINEIMSSKDIKKLENIVNTGMMNAGVVLSQLVGKEVELFIPEIKLTDRDGLAKEFRYSMDQFFGMKIRMTGDLNGNLLMMFSEENGSEIAKELLGSEEAKYADGNNHKLSDDMMSVLSEISNIVCSSVMNSLSNKLKKEILPSVPEMITGSFMEVVDIVKPERTKFLSMHTEFNHQGSNLIGVLVFLPDFDELVELIHKS, encoded by the coding sequence TTGGCTGGAATTTTAGGCGAATACACAGAAGTTTTCCTGGAAGAATCCGAGGACCAAATTGAAGAACTCAATTCCAATTTGGTAAAACTTGAAAAAGATCATGAAAACCCAGAAATCATCAATGATATCTTTCGTGCGGCCCATTCCTTAAAAAGTTCTTCCGCATTCGTTGGATTGTACAATTTATCCGACTTAGCACATACGATGGAAAACCTTCTCCAGAAAATCAGAGAAGGCAGTTTAGAAATAAATGTAAAACTTGTTAATTTACTGTTTGAATGTTTTGATTTGATCAAACAAGTGATTGAAGGTGTTGCCAATGGAGTAAAGGTTGAAACTCCATTCACCGACATGATTCAAAAATTACAGGATTATGAGGTATCGGTATCTGGAAGTGGATCCGGGACTGCAGCAAAAGAAGCACCGCAAAATAATACATCAAATCAAAATACAAATCAAACTTCTCTAGGCAATTTAACAGAAGAAGAAATCGCCGAAATCAGAATGGCTCTCAGAGAAGAAGATGGTCTTTCTGTTTTCTCTGTCGACCTTCGATTGAAAAATGAAACTCCTATGCAAAATCTTCGTTTGCTTTTGATTTTGCAGTCGGTTACTCAGTCTGGTGTTGTGATCAAATGTGATCCAACCGAAGAGGCTTTAGATAATGGACAAGGGAGTTATGCACTTTCCTTTATCACGGTTACTAAATTTAACAAAGACGAATTGTATACTCAGTGTAACATTGATATGGTTGAGAATCTTTCCATTCAATCCATTAAAATCCCTGAAACAGAAATGGAAGCTCTCGAAAAACGTTCCGAATCTTCTGTTGTGAGCTCTACTCAATCAAATCCGAACGCAATTGATTCTGAAGAAAAGTTAGTTTCAAAAGGGTCTGCCAATTTTGAAAAAGCAGTCACTGATTCTAAAGTTGTCATGCGTACAATAAAGGTATCCTCTGACAAACTTGACCAACTTATGAATAATGTTGGTGAACTTGTCATCACAAACTCTGGATTCCAAAAGATCTACGATGATTTAGTATCTCAGTTTGGTGAAGATTCTCTTTTCAATGAACTAAAAGGGAAAATCGACCAGATCAATCGTATTTCAAAAGACTTACAAACTGGAATTATGAACATCCGTATGGTTCCGATTGGATCTGTGTTCAATCGATTCACACGGCTCATTCGTGATCTTTCACTGGAAACCGGTAAACAGGTGAATTTAGTTTTACGTGGTGAAAACACGGAGTTAGATAAAAAAGTAATCGATGCGATTGGGGAACCTCTCATTCATTTGATTCGAAATTCAGTGGACCATGGAATTGAATCCCCTGAAGAACGAAAACTTGCAGGTAAGTCAGAAGAGGGCACGGTGGAACTCAACGCCTACCAAGGTGGTTCCAATATCCTTGTGGAAATTCGCGATGATGGAAAAGGTCTGAGTAAAAGTAAAATTTTGAAAAAAGCCATCGAACGTGGGTTAGTCACAGAAGCTGATTCCCAAAATCTTTCAGAATCTGATATCTTTCAATTTATCTTTGCACCGGGTTTTTCTACAGCAGATAAAATTTCCGATATCTCAGGCCGTGGTGTTGGGATGAATGTTGTGAACAAACTCATTGAAGAGTTCAAAGGAAAAATTATTATCCATTCGGAAGAAGGAAAAGGTTCATCATTTACCCTATCATTCCCGCAAGCCCTTGCCATCATTCCTTCCATCCTTGTGATCATGGAAGAAGAAGTGTATGCCTTCCCATTATCAGAAGTATCTGAAACGATTAAGGTTAACTTAGACCAAATCACAACGCTTGAAGGGCATGAGATCATCAACTTACGGGGAGAAGTTTTACCAATTTACAGATTGAATCGTATTTTGGGACTTGCTGACAAACAAGAAATGGTGGAAGTTCCTGTTGTCATCGTAAACTATAAAACGCGTAAACTTGGATTTATGGTAGATGACCTCATCGGAAAACATGAAACAGTGATCAAATCTCTTGGCAAAAACTTCCAAGATGTACAGGGTTTAACTGGAGCTACCATCATGGGAGATGGAACCATTATTTTGGTATTAGATATCCCTGGGCTTGTGGAAATTGCTGCGGATAAAATAGACTGGACAGACAAACTTGTGTCAGGTGAGATGATGAAACGTTCTTCAACGATTCGTTCTCTTGAAATGTCTGATTCAGAATATATTTTCAAATCCAATCATCCAACCAATCGTTACAATGCTCAACTCATAGAATTACGTGCAAAAGACAAGTCACGTACCAAAAAAGATAAACATAAAATCGAAAGGCATATCATCGTTCCAAAAGAAGAAGTGTTTACAGAAGAAGCTGTAACCAATCAAAAAGTAACTACAGAAGTATCCAAAAAAGAAACAACTGTAAATGGACACTCTGATGGGCATTCACAAACTTCTGATTCCGCAACTTCTACTCTTGTTCTCGATCATAAAACAGATGAAATTCATCGACTTGCAGATGTTGCAAAAATTGACAACGTTAAGTTAACCGAAAGGGAACAAGCCGCCGAAATCATCAAAGGATTTGTGGAACAAAAGGAAGAACGCCTTAACCAAGTTTCTGCACTAAGCACTGATGCAATCAATGAAATCATGTCTTCCAAAGATATTAAAAAATTGGAAAATATTGTGAACACTGGAATGATGAATGCTGGTGTTGTATTATCGCAGTTAGTTGGTAAGGAAGTAGAATTATTTATTCCTGAAATTAAGTTAACTGATCGAGATGGTTTGGCAAAAGAATTCCGTTATTCCATGGACCAATTTTTTGGAATGAAAATCCGAATGACCGGGGATTTAAACGGAAATCTTTTGATGATGTTTTCAGAAGAAAATGGATCTGAAATTGCAAAAGAACTTTTGGGATCGGAAGAAGCAAAATATGCTGATGGAAATAATCATAAGTTATCTGATGATATGATGTCTGTTTTATCCGAAATTTCGAATATTGTTTGTTCGAGTGTGATGAATTCACTTTCAAATAAATTAAAAAAAGAAATTTTGCCTTCTGTGCCTGAGATGATCACAGGAAGTTTTATGGAAGTTGTGGATATTGTGAAACCAGAACGAACCAAATTTTTGTCAATGCATACAGAATTCAACCACCAAGGGAGCAACCTAATTGGTGTTTTAGTATTTTTGCCTGATTTTGACGAGTTAGTTGAGTTAATCCATAAATCATGA
- a CDS encoding protein-glutamate methylesterase/protein-glutamine glutaminase, with amino-acid sequence MNKKPTVVIIDDSLLVRNILSDALTKKEEVSVIATGKTGMDCIDLAEKLKPDFIVLDIEMPIMDGLTALAEIKKKKLPSHVIMLSVLTQHGADATFKALELGAVDFIPKPSSGNQFSPEDIAAVLSLKIKGFSDSKQLSFETVSRPERQINKSFQKPIQVDAIGIGTSTGGPKALQTVFAGIPADFPKPIFVVQHMPAGFTKAFADRLNSLSKIQVKEAEHGDLVHSGTAYIAPGDYQMKVVAKGKDHFIELTHSEQVNGHRPSIEVLFDSLIESYGADHLLSMIMTGMGKDGSQAISNIHAKGGITLAQNEATSVVYGMNRVAVELGGIDFVLPVEELVPKMIELLKSRGN; translated from the coding sequence ATGAACAAAAAACCGACGGTCGTGATCATTGATGACTCACTACTTGTGAGAAATATTTTAAGTGATGCACTCACTAAAAAAGAGGAAGTATCTGTCATTGCCACAGGCAAAACAGGCATGGACTGCATTGATCTCGCTGAAAAACTAAAACCTGATTTTATTGTTTTAGATATCGAAATGCCGATTATGGATGGGTTAACGGCACTTGCTGAAATCAAAAAGAAAAAACTCCCAAGTCATGTCATCATGTTGTCCGTTCTCACCCAACATGGCGCAGATGCTACTTTTAAGGCACTCGAACTTGGGGCAGTGGATTTTATTCCAAAACCATCAAGTGGGAATCAATTTTCACCAGAAGACATTGCGGCTGTATTATCTTTAAAAATCAAAGGATTTTCAGATTCCAAACAACTTAGTTTTGAAACGGTTTCCCGACCGGAACGCCAAATAAATAAAAGTTTTCAAAAACCAATCCAAGTAGATGCTATCGGAATTGGTACCTCCACTGGAGGACCAAAAGCGTTACAAACCGTTTTTGCAGGGATACCAGCTGATTTTCCAAAGCCGATTTTTGTTGTGCAACATATGCCAGCAGGATTCACGAAAGCTTTTGCTGACAGATTGAATTCTTTGTCAAAAATACAAGTGAAAGAAGCAGAACATGGCGATTTGGTGCATTCGGGTACGGCATACATTGCTCCTGGAGATTACCAAATGAAGGTAGTTGCGAAAGGTAAAGATCATTTCATAGAACTTACCCATAGCGAACAAGTCAATGGCCATAGGCCTTCCATCGAGGTATTATTTGATAGTTTAATAGAGTCATATGGAGCAGATCATCTTTTGTCTATGATTATGACTGGGATGGGAAAAGATGGATCTCAGGCAATATCCAACATACACGCGAAAGGTGGTATTACTTTGGCACAGAATGAAGCAACTTCTGTAGTGTATGGGATGAACCGCGTTGCGGTAGAACTTGGGGGGATCGATTTTGTTCTCCCTGTTGAAGAATTAGTACCAAAAATGATAGAATTATTAAAGTCGAGAGGGAATTAA
- the rplT gene encoding 50S ribosomal protein L20 encodes MPRAVNGTIHKNRRKKVLAKAKGFRGGRSKLFRTAKSAVMKAGQWAYRDRRKKKSEFRKLWITRINAAVRENGMSYSKFIHALKTHGINLDRKTLADLAYNHKEVFNAIVEKTKVAK; translated from the coding sequence ATGCCACGCGCAGTCAACGGAACCATCCATAAGAATCGTAGAAAAAAAGTTCTCGCTAAAGCGAAAGGTTTTAGAGGCGGACGTTCAAAACTTTTTAGAACAGCTAAATCTGCTGTGATGAAAGCGGGTCAATGGGCATACCGTGACCGTAGAAAGAAAAAGTCTGAATTTAGAAAACTTTGGATCACACGTATCAATGCCGCAGTCAGAGAAAATGGAATGTCTTACTCAAAATTCATTCACGCTCTCAAAACTCACGGAATCAACTTAGACCGTAAGACATTGGCTGACCTTGCATACAACCACAAAGAAGTATTCAACGCCATCGTCGAAAAAACCAAAGTCGCTAAGTAA
- a CDS encoding 5-formyltetrahydrofolate cyclo-ligase gives MNPISKSEARQILKTNIAKLTEREDLEVAILKRLFPLLQGKSKIITYVPDLQFEVDVLPVVESSPLPKPTSFMEARHSAKWYFPKVGENFTLRFIRPFSFEKGPHGIFEPKGDEEISVDEADLILVPALGYHQNGTRLGRGGGYYDRILSSETVQKKTIGFSFSKFFPVPFITEGHDIKVGKMITEFQIHSFFD, from the coding sequence TTGAATCCAATTTCAAAATCCGAAGCTAGACAAATTCTAAAAACAAATATCGCCAAACTCACAGAACGTGAGGATTTGGAAGTCGCCATTCTCAAACGACTTTTCCCATTATTACAAGGCAAATCAAAGATCATCACTTATGTTCCCGATCTACAATTTGAAGTGGATGTGTTGCCTGTTGTGGAATCGTCGCCTTTACCAAAACCCACAAGTTTTATGGAAGCCCGTCATTCTGCTAAGTGGTACTTCCCGAAAGTAGGAGAAAATTTTACCTTACGTTTCATACGTCCGTTCTCTTTTGAAAAAGGCCCACATGGAATTTTTGAGCCAAAAGGGGATGAGGAGATATCCGTAGACGAAGCCGATTTGATCCTCGTTCCCGCACTGGGTTACCACCAAAATGGAACAAGGCTCGGTAGGGGGGGTGGTTATTATGATCGCATTTTATCTTCTGAAACTGTGCAAAAGAAAACCATTGGATTTAGTTTTTCTAAATTTTTTCCCGTCCCATTCATAACAGAAGGGCATGATATAAAAGTCGGAAAAATGATTACGGAATTTCAGATTCATTCTTTTTTCGATTGA
- a CDS encoding TetR/AcrR family transcriptional regulator, with protein MAKKIKNKIGRPKKGQIQINRHLVLDVAWDMIQKVGFSEFRLSTLAETLGIRTPSLYNHISDMEDIFREMKIRTLRLLGDKLDEVLKLNQVRSKRISKFLITYRKFAKDYPHLYPLVIASTEFDPEIKSYGDRILQLCLDAFHLVNLDNETVHKIRIIRSFVHGFIDLEREGGFGRKESVDESFQKLTESLETGKLW; from the coding sequence ATGGCAAAAAAAATAAAAAATAAAATCGGAAGGCCGAAAAAAGGACAAATCCAAATCAATCGTCATTTGGTACTCGACGTTGCTTGGGATATGATTCAAAAAGTTGGGTTTTCAGAATTTAGATTGTCAACACTTGCAGAAACTTTAGGAATCAGAACTCCTTCCTTATACAATCATATTTCAGATATGGAAGATATATTTCGAGAAATGAAAATTAGGACATTGCGGTTATTAGGTGACAAATTAGACGAAGTGTTAAAACTAAATCAAGTTAGGTCCAAACGGATTTCTAAATTTTTGATTACCTATAGAAAATTTGCAAAAGATTATCCACATTTGTATCCTCTTGTGATTGCCTCTACCGAATTTGATCCCGAAATTAAAAGTTATGGTGATCGAATTTTACAACTTTGTTTAGATGCTTTTCATTTAGTCAATCTGGACAATGAAACCGTTCACAAGATTCGAATCATACGTTCTTTCGTCCATGGATTCATCGACCTAGAACGGGAAGGTGGATTTGGGAGAAAGGAATCTGTTGATGAAAGTTTTCAGAAATTAACGGAATCTCTCGAAACTGGAAAACTCTGGTAA
- the rpmI gene encoding 50S ribosomal protein L35 has product MYKLKTNRAAAKRFKFTKSGKIKRGCAFRRHILEKKSPKMKHQSRGMHLIHETDYNRVEKLLPYGG; this is encoded by the coding sequence ATGTATAAGCTGAAGACAAATAGGGCAGCAGCCAAACGTTTTAAGTTTACCAAATCAGGTAAAATCAAACGCGGTTGCGCCTTCCGAAGACATATCTTGGAGAAAAAATCTCCTAAGATGAAACACCAAAGCCGTGGAATGCACCTCATCCATGAAACCGATTACAACCGTGTAGAAAAACTTCTACCTTACGGAGGTTAA
- a CDS encoding chemotaxis protein CheW, whose product MDQEKLLTSLAEKTKMEQESDLGDLEQFLTFTIEREFFGIRLLLVHEILKPVLITRIPNVDDYILGVINLRGEIIPIVDLKKRFHAIDSDIHPISRIVVVMLDEKRIGILVDEVKQVVKIQKDFISYTTDDLSLNYSKMVESVSRYEDHLILNLDLEQIVDFVSSTK is encoded by the coding sequence ATGGACCAAGAAAAACTTCTCACATCCCTTGCGGAAAAGACCAAAATGGAACAAGAATCCGATTTGGGAGACCTTGAACAATTTCTTACATTTACCATCGAAAGGGAATTCTTTGGGATACGTTTATTACTTGTCCATGAAATTTTAAAACCGGTTCTCATCACACGAATTCCCAATGTGGATGATTATATTTTAGGAGTGATCAATCTTCGTGGAGAGATCATCCCAATCGTGGATCTTAAAAAAAGATTCCACGCAATTGATTCTGATATCCATCCCATTTCAAGGATTGTAGTTGTGATGTTAGATGAAAAACGAATTGGTATTTTGGTCGATGAAGTCAAACAAGTCGTGAAAATCCAAAAGGATTTTATCAGTTATACAACAGATGACTTGTCGTTAAACTATAGTAAGATGGTAGAGTCTGTTTCTCGATACGAGGATCATTTGATTTTGAATTTGGATTTGGAACAAATTGTAGATTTTGTTTCATCCACTAAGTAA
- a CDS encoding alpha/beta fold hydrolase, protein MRSHYHMILLLVTIFFPLFLWADEIPKSQKQITSYFQTTEGKIAYYQLGSGKKNFILLPGIGDRKESYAELASLLSKDGNVYVFDLRGLGDSDINFNSYGPKETALDTLAFIREKNLKDVYIIANSMTAASAVYIQSKEKKRVLGLVLSGPFVRDNEPMSFVLKSILQIMFRGPWGPSAWVKFYESLFPVQPPKDLEERKNRLRENLKQEGRMAAIRSMLFASKKECEDELNNAKGNHIIIMGAKDPDFDSPEREANWIRDTIGGTVFLYENGGHYPFVEEPNRFYQNIQSLWQKK, encoded by the coding sequence ATGAGATCACACTACCACATGATTCTGCTTTTAGTTACGATTTTTTTCCCTTTATTCCTTTGGGCCGATGAGATTCCCAAATCACAAAAACAAATTACATCTTATTTCCAAACGACTGAAGGTAAGATTGCGTATTACCAACTAGGTAGTGGGAAAAAGAATTTTATCTTACTCCCAGGAATTGGGGATAGAAAAGAAAGTTATGCAGAATTGGCCAGTTTACTTTCAAAAGATGGAAATGTATATGTTTTCGACCTAAGAGGGTTAGGTGATTCAGATATCAATTTTAATTCATATGGTCCAAAAGAAACTGCGTTAGATACTTTGGCATTTATTCGGGAAAAAAATTTAAAAGATGTTTATATAATTGCAAATTCAATGACGGCTGCATCTGCCGTTTACATCCAATCAAAAGAAAAAAAACGAGTGTTGGGACTTGTTCTTTCCGGTCCATTTGTGCGTGACAATGAACCTATGTCCTTTGTTTTGAAATCTATTTTACAAATTATGTTTCGCGGACCTTGGGGGCCAAGTGCTTGGGTCAAATTTTATGAATCACTTTTCCCTGTCCAACCTCCAAAAGACTTAGAAGAACGAAAGAACAGACTTAGAGAGAATTTAAAACAAGAGGGAAGGATGGCCGCGATTCGATCGATGTTATTTGCTTCCAAAAAAGAATGTGAGGATGAGTTAAATAATGCGAAAGGGAACCACATCATCATCATGGGTGCCAAAGATCCAGACTTTGATTCACCAGAACGAGAGGCAAATTGGATACGTGATACAATTGGCGGGACAGTTTTTCTGTATGAAAACGGAGGGCATTATCCCTTTGTAGAAGAACCCAACCGATTCTATCAAAACATACAATCTTTATGGCAAAAAAAATAA
- a CDS encoding response regulator, protein MARILVVDDAKFMRTLVKDALVGAGHEIVGEAENGNIAVEQYKNLKPDLVTMDITMREKDGIEATKEIIKFDASAKIIMVTALGQEDLLAKAIKMGVKDFVVKPFPPERLQQAAAKALGL, encoded by the coding sequence ATGGCAAGAATTTTGGTTGTAGATGATGCAAAATTCATGAGAACGCTCGTTAAAGATGCGTTAGTTGGAGCAGGTCACGAAATCGTTGGTGAAGCAGAAAATGGTAACATTGCGGTTGAACAGTATAAAAACCTCAAACCAGATTTGGTCACCATGGACATTACCATGCGTGAAAAAGATGGAATTGAAGCCACAAAAGAAATCATAAAATTTGATGCTTCTGCAAAGATCATTATGGTGACAGCACTTGGACAAGAAGACCTTTTAGCAAAGGCCATCAAAATGGGTGTGAAAGATTTCGTTGTGAAACCATTTCCACCGGAGAGATTGCAACAAGCAGCCGCTAAAGCATTAGGTTTATAA
- the infC gene encoding translation initiation factor IF-3: MQKRPNPRGNPNQDKFAHIRINEQITNVASIRLVSDEGSDIVTLDEALRRAKEANLDLVEVSGDQDVHVCKLIDFGKYKFELLKKTKEAKKKQHVVTVKEIKIRPRIDNHDFEIKKRHALEFLQKGDKVKVTLRFRGREMVHSEIGMNIVNRFVEDLKEHASPEKMPVHDGKTIVVVMNPIGEKPKG, translated from the coding sequence ATGCAGAAACGGCCCAACCCTAGAGGGAACCCAAACCAAGATAAATTCGCCCACATCAGAATTAACGAACAAATTACCAATGTAGCATCGATCCGACTCGTCTCTGACGAAGGGTCTGACATCGTTACTCTGGACGAAGCTCTAAGAAGAGCTAAGGAAGCTAACCTTGATTTGGTGGAAGTCTCGGGAGACCAAGATGTTCATGTCTGTAAGCTGATCGATTTTGGAAAATACAAATTCGAACTTCTTAAAAAAACGAAAGAAGCGAAAAAGAAACAACACGTTGTCACGGTGAAAGAAATTAAAATCCGCCCGCGGATTGATAACCATGACTTCGAGATTAAGAAGCGTCATGCTTTAGAATTCTTGCAAAAGGGTGATAAAGTAAAAGTGACACTTCGATTCCGAGGCAGAGAGATGGTTCACTCTGAAATTGGAATGAATATTGTTAACCGGTTTGTCGAGGACCTAAAAGAGCATGCCTCTCCCGAAAAAATGCCGGTACACGACGGAAAGACGATAGTGGTCGTGATGAACCCAATTGGTGAAAAACCTAAAGGATAA